Part of the Cytophagia bacterium CHB2 genome, TATGCCTGCCGGCACCTGCCAGCTAAAGGTGTCTCCTGCGCGATAGCCGAGCATCGCCGTTCCAATCGGAGCAAGCACGGAGATTTTGCCCTCAGCGAAATCAGCCTCATCGGGGAACACCAGGGTATACGTCATCTCTTCCTTGGTTTCAAGATCGAGCAACCGCACCTTCGAGTTCATGGTGATGACATCGCGCGGAACATCCTTTGATGCCACCACGATGGCGCGATTCAATTCCGCGCCCAGTTTTTGCAGTTCGTCGCTGCCGTAATATTGCGATTGTTTTGCAACCTCAAGCAGAGCCTGCAATCGTTTCACGTCATTCTCCGTAACGTATATGTTTTTTTCCTGCATGGTTTCCGGCTCCTTTATTCAGAAATCTCTTTAAACTCACTCACGAGGTGTTGCGCTTTGGTGAGGACAAGAATCACGGCAGTCAACCTCATTCTGGCGCTTCGCGCTTGGCGGCAAAAACAAAACCGTAAAACAATCCGGGACATACCCCTAGGCCGCAAGACTGCGCGGCGCCTCCCACATATCGTCTTCCCACTCAAACGCAGCTTTACGCGCGGAGGTGTCCCAATTGCCGGTTTTCCAAACCAGCAACGGCATGGCGGTTGTCTGAATCGTTTGCTTGATCACCGTTGCCAGGAGGGCCGCATGGCTTGGCTTCCGCGCGTCAATGACCAACAGGTCGGCGCGCCGTTCTCGCGCCATTTTCTGCAATGTTGCTGCCGGATCCCTTGCTGGAACGTTTGAGTTCGCCGTGACCACGAAAGTTTTGCTCAATTTCGGTTGCACGCCTTCCGGGACAATCAAAACCGAACACGTTGCATCCAGCGCAAGCCGCTCTGGAAGCGCGCCGCTCTTTCGCTGCTCTCTCCGGTTTCCCACCAAAATCAAATCACTGGCATGAGCTGCTGCCTGGTAGATCAACTCCGTCAGCGGCGTTCCTTCAACAACCTCGTACGCAAACGCCGCTCCTTTCCCGGCTTCCCAATGCCGCTCAAGAATACGTTCCATTTGATTCAACACCGTGCGGAACATGTTGGGATATTTGAGCCGGATGCTCATCGGGATGTTGATCCGGGGAACGATATGCACGAAATGCATGGCTTCCGGCTTCACCCGGCGACAAAACATTGCGGCATATTGAATAATCGTTTCATCCTGC contains:
- a CDS encoding universal stress protein, with the protein product MHRYKRLIAGLNLSEQDETIIQYAAMFCRRVKPEAMHFVHIVPRINIPMSIRLKYPNMFRTVLNQMERILERHWEAGKGAAFAYEVVEGTPLTELIYQAAAHASDLILVGNRREQRKSGALPERLALDATCSVLIVPEGVQPKLSKTFVVTANSNVPARDPAATLQKMARERRADLLVIDARKPSHAALLATVIKQTIQTTAMPLLVWKTGNWDTSARKAAFEWEDDMWEAPRSLAA
- a CDS encoding nucleoside diphosphate kinase regulator; its protein translation is MQEKNIYVTENDVKRLQALLEVAKQSQYYGSDELQKLGAELNRAIVVASKDVPRDVITMNSKVRLLDLETKEEMTYTLVFPDEADFAEGKISVLAPIGTAMLGYRAGDTFSWQVPAGIRRIKILSILYQPEASGDYHL